One Amycolatopsis thermophila DNA segment encodes these proteins:
- a CDS encoding HAD family hydrolase, producing the protein MIGLPDGITACLFDLDGVLTGTAALHREAWKKTFDEFLRERDGDGFSPFTDADYANYVDGRPRLDGVRTFLSARGISLPEGEPDDAVTEHTVNGLGNRKNHLVLRIIDERGPNPYDGSRRYLEAARDAGLAIAVVTSSANAQAVLDAAGFTPFVQARIDGLVITGRGLRGKPAPDSFLAGAQALGVAPARAAVFEDALAGVEAGRAGKFGFVVGVNRANQAEALREHGADVVVDDLAELLGDNG; encoded by the coding sequence ATGATCGGGTTGCCCGACGGCATCACCGCGTGCTTGTTCGATCTGGACGGTGTCCTCACCGGCACCGCCGCGCTGCACCGGGAAGCCTGGAAGAAGACGTTCGACGAGTTCCTGCGTGAACGGGACGGGGACGGCTTCAGCCCGTTCACCGACGCCGACTACGCCAACTACGTGGACGGGCGGCCACGGCTGGACGGGGTCCGCACGTTCCTGTCCGCGCGCGGCATCAGCCTGCCCGAGGGCGAGCCGGACGACGCGGTGACCGAGCACACGGTCAACGGGCTCGGCAACCGCAAGAACCACCTCGTGCTGCGGATCATCGACGAGCGCGGCCCCAACCCCTACGACGGCTCGCGGCGCTACCTGGAGGCCGCGCGCGACGCCGGGCTGGCGATCGCGGTGGTCACCTCGTCGGCGAACGCGCAGGCCGTGCTGGACGCCGCCGGGTTCACCCCGTTCGTGCAGGCCCGCATCGACGGGCTGGTCATCACCGGGCGGGGCCTGCGCGGCAAACCGGCCCCCGACTCGTTCCTGGCCGGGGCGCAGGCGCTGGGCGTGGCACCGGCGCGGGCGGCGGTGTTCGAGGACGCGCTGGCCGGGGTCGAGGCCGGGCGGGCCGGGAAGTTCGGGTTCGTGGTCGGCGTGAACCGGGCGAACCAGGCCGAGGCGCTGCGCGAGCACGGCGCCGACGTGGTGGTGGACGATCTCGCGGAACTGCTGGGGGACAACGGATGA
- a CDS encoding SCO6745 family protein, with the protein MTAGRARALWVVLETLHDVTYFAPQARAAHEAAGLRGFWRGYVGTRAAPLGAAGLGAVTAVFYNFAPSFLARSVPAIWETVPPEQALAARSAGAVAALREQVGEVPAEALAVLRRVVEAVDWAGRPLGAANAALPWPDEPLAALWQAATTLREHRGDGHVAVLAAEGIDGLEAHALRDAADGSRSVVAPNRGWTDAEWTAARERLRARGLIGPDGLTSRGADLRTHIEQRTDELAAAPYAAASEEELAALDALLRPVARGLVPAPVPHPNPVGAPTP; encoded by the coding sequence ATGACAGCGGGACGGGCGCGGGCGCTGTGGGTGGTGCTGGAAACGCTGCACGACGTCACGTACTTCGCGCCGCAGGCGCGGGCGGCGCACGAGGCCGCCGGGCTGCGCGGGTTCTGGCGCGGCTACGTCGGGACGCGGGCGGCGCCGCTGGGGGCCGCGGGGCTGGGCGCGGTCACAGCGGTGTTCTACAACTTCGCGCCGTCGTTCCTGGCGCGTTCGGTGCCCGCGATCTGGGAGACCGTCCCGCCGGAACAGGCGCTGGCGGCGCGCAGCGCCGGCGCGGTCGCCGCGTTGCGGGAGCAGGTGGGGGAGGTGCCCGCGGAGGCGCTCGCGGTGCTGCGGCGGGTGGTGGAGGCGGTGGACTGGGCGGGCCGGCCGCTGGGCGCCGCGAACGCCGCGCTGCCCTGGCCGGACGAGCCGCTCGCCGCGCTGTGGCAGGCGGCGACGACGTTGCGGGAGCACCGCGGGGACGGGCACGTGGCGGTGCTGGCGGCCGAGGGGATCGACGGCCTGGAGGCGCACGCCCTGCGCGACGCGGCGGACGGCAGCCGGAGCGTCGTGGCGCCGAACCGCGGCTGGACGGACGCCGAATGGACCGCGGCGCGGGAGCGGCTGAGGGCGAGGGGGCTCATCGGCCCGGACGGCCTCACCTCGCGGGGCGCCGACCTGCGCACCCACATCGAGCAGCGCACGGACGAACTGGCGGCCGCCCCCTACGCGGCGGCGAGCGAGGAGGAACTGGCCGCGCTCGACGCCCTGCTCCGCCCCGTGGCGCGCGGGCTCGTCCCGGCGCCGGTGCCGCACCCCAACCCCGTGGGGGCGCCGACGCCGTGA
- a CDS encoding amidase, with protein MTDICFLSARELRAALGARDVSAREVVEAHLRRIERVNPEVNAVVTLVAEQALADAAAADERAARGAELPPLHGIPVAHKDTHETAGIRTTFGSPLHADYVPRRDELVIERMRAAGVITLGKTNVPEFAAGSHTFNPVFGATRNPYDPARSAGGSSGGAAAALACGMHPLADGSDLGGSLRNPASFCNVVGFRPSTGRVPSWPAPLGWTGLGTAGPMARTVADAALLLSVLAGPDPRSPIALDEPGEVFARPLDRDVRGLRVAWSPDLGGLPVEPEVAQVVEASARVLADLGCAVERACPDFSGADEAFRILRAWQFAVTFGPLLETSRDRLKESIVWNTEEGLRLSGTDVGRAEVLRTELFHRVREFFGRYDFLLLPVSQVPPFDAALEYPSRVAGVEMETYLDWMRSAYYVTVTGSPALSVPAGFTPGGLPVGLQIVGPHRADFAVLQLGHAFEQATQVAQKHPEVAV; from the coding sequence GTGACCGACATCTGCTTCCTGTCCGCCCGCGAGCTGCGTGCCGCGCTGGGTGCCCGCGACGTGTCCGCCCGCGAGGTCGTCGAGGCGCACCTGCGGCGGATCGAACGCGTCAACCCGGAGGTGAACGCGGTCGTCACGCTGGTGGCCGAGCAGGCCCTCGCCGACGCAGCCGCGGCCGACGAGCGCGCCGCGCGGGGTGCGGAACTGCCGCCGCTGCACGGGATCCCGGTCGCGCACAAGGACACGCACGAGACAGCCGGCATCCGCACGACCTTCGGCTCGCCCCTGCACGCCGACTACGTGCCCCGGCGCGACGAGCTGGTGATCGAGCGGATGCGGGCCGCCGGGGTGATCACGCTCGGCAAGACGAACGTGCCGGAATTCGCCGCCGGTTCGCACACCTTCAACCCGGTCTTCGGCGCCACGCGCAACCCCTACGACCCGGCCCGGTCGGCGGGTGGGAGCAGCGGAGGCGCGGCGGCCGCTCTCGCCTGCGGCATGCACCCGCTGGCCGACGGCAGCGACCTCGGTGGTTCGCTGCGCAACCCGGCGTCGTTCTGCAACGTCGTCGGCTTCCGGCCGTCCACCGGGCGCGTGCCGTCGTGGCCGGCGCCGCTGGGGTGGACCGGTCTGGGCACCGCGGGCCCGATGGCCCGCACGGTCGCCGACGCCGCGCTGCTGCTGTCGGTGCTCGCCGGCCCGGATCCGCGCTCGCCGATCGCCCTGGACGAGCCGGGGGAGGTGTTCGCGCGGCCGCTCGACCGGGACGTGCGCGGGCTGCGGGTGGCGTGGTCACCGGATCTGGGTGGCCTGCCGGTGGAGCCCGAAGTGGCGCAGGTGGTCGAGGCGTCGGCGCGGGTGCTGGCGGACCTGGGCTGTGCGGTGGAGCGCGCTTGCCCGGACTTCAGCGGGGCCGACGAGGCGTTCCGGATCCTGCGGGCGTGGCAGTTCGCGGTGACGTTCGGGCCGCTGCTGGAGACCTCGCGGGACCGGCTCAAGGAGAGCATCGTGTGGAACACCGAGGAGGGGCTGCGGCTGTCCGGTACCGATGTCGGGCGCGCCGAAGTGCTGCGCACGGAGCTGTTCCACCGCGTGCGGGAGTTCTTCGGGCGCTACGACTTCCTGCTGCTGCCGGTCAGCCAGGTGCCGCCGTTCGACGCGGCGCTGGAGTACCCGTCGCGGGTCGCCGGGGTGGAGATGGAGACCTACCTGGACTGGATGCGCTCGGCCTACTACGTCACGGTCACCGGTTCGCCCGCGCTGTCGGTGCCCGCCGGGTTCACGCCGGGCGGGCTGCCGGTGGGGCTGCAGATCGTCGGGCCGCACCGGGCGGATTTCGCCGTGCTACAGCTGGGGCACGCGTTCGAGCAGGCCACGCAGGTGGCGCAGAAGCATCCGGAGGTGGCGGTATGA
- a CDS encoding ArsR/SmtB family transcription factor has protein sequence MAGAAERRAIDGPAVEAAASGLGDPGVVREWAGRFSLLADPSRLTLLVCIHYAREICVSDLAMVAGMTDTAVSQALRLLRAHGLVTAHRTGRIVRYRLADATVHDLIHHVRPHPGAAPH, from the coding sequence GTGGCGGGTGCGGCGGAGCGACGGGCGATCGACGGCCCGGCCGTCGAGGCGGCGGCGAGCGGTCTCGGCGACCCCGGCGTGGTGCGCGAGTGGGCCGGGCGGTTCTCGCTCCTGGCCGACCCGTCGCGGCTGACGCTGCTGGTGTGCATCCACTACGCGCGCGAGATCTGCGTGTCGGACCTGGCGATGGTGGCGGGCATGACCGACACCGCGGTGTCGCAGGCGTTGCGGCTGCTGCGGGCCCACGGTCTGGTCACCGCGCACCGCACCGGGCGGATCGTGCGGTACCGGCTGGCGGACGCGACCGTCCACGACCTGATCCACCACGTCCGCCCGCACCCCGGCGCCGCGCCCCACTGA
- a CDS encoding DUF6480 family protein codes for MSSPDPRSDRTPGRERGGVVPGDTPPDPDPATTPGLEPGGGVAPGDTPPDSGQTSGLSHHQQKPPKAMPVVTIVIAVVLAVLIAALIIASAVGWLQF; via the coding sequence ATGAGCAGTCCCGATCCCCGGTCCGACCGCACACCCGGAAGGGAGCGCGGTGGCGTCGTGCCGGGCGACACCCCGCCCGACCCGGACCCGGCCACCACGCCCGGACTGGAACCCGGCGGAGGCGTCGCACCCGGCGACACGCCGCCCGACTCGGGCCAGACGTCCGGCCTGTCGCACCACCAGCAGAAACCTCCGAAGGCGATGCCGGTGGTGACGATCGTGATCGCGGTGGTGCTCGCGGTGCTGATCGCCGCGCTGATCATCGCCTCCGCGGTGGGCTGGCTGCAGTTCTGA